A stretch of the Bacillus anthracis str. Vollum genome encodes the following:
- the pheT gene encoding phenylalanine--tRNA ligase subunit beta, with protein sequence MFVSYRWLQEYVDIKDVTAQELADKITKSGIEVEGVEVLNKGVKGVVVGHVLECEKHPEADKLSKCLIDIGEEEPVQIICGAANIAKGLKVPVAKVGAVLPGNFKIKKAKLRGEASHGMVCALQELGIDGKLVSKEYADGIFIFPSDAEVGADALEILNLHDEVLELGLTPNRADCLNMLGVAYEVAAIYGREVKLPAIDLQETAEKTSDYISVSVEAKEENPLYIAKMVKNVKIGPSPMWMQTRLMAAGIRPISNVVDITNYILMEYGQPLHAFDYDKLGSKEIVVRLAKEGEKIETLDDQERTLQSHHLVITNGTKALAVAGVMGGADSEVTNETVNVLIESAYFAGQTVRRTSKDLGLRSESSARFEKGIDPTRTFEAIQHAAALMAKYAGGEALEGVVEADNLQVQERTVSVTAEKVNRVLGTNISASEMGTMFTNLKFPFTEVEGTFHVNVPARRPDITISEDLVEEVGRLYGYDHIPVTLPSGTMTRGKLTAAQTKRRKVRRFLEGAGLYEAITYSLTSADKAKQYMVEPNEKAPVNLALPMSEERSQLRLSLVPQLLEAVSYNVARKNDSVALYEVGSIFLPTEAGELPKEEQHLAGVMTGLALHHAWQGEKKVVDFFVVKGVLEGLFDVLGVSNQITYAPAKREGMHPGRTADIVLDGEVIGFIGQLHPEAEKQLDVKNTFVFELSLVKVFGTDAEETYYSAIPRFPSMTRDMAVVVTKETKAGEMKQVIAEAGGELLKDVTLFDLYEGEKMEEGKKSLAFSMNYFDPERTLTDEEVTEAHNRVLTAVEEKFGAELRK encoded by the coding sequence ATGTTCGTATCATATCGTTGGTTACAAGAGTATGTAGATATTAAAGATGTAACAGCACAAGAACTAGCAGACAAAATCACGAAGAGTGGTATTGAAGTAGAAGGTGTTGAAGTATTAAATAAAGGTGTAAAAGGTGTTGTAGTTGGTCACGTATTAGAATGTGAAAAACACCCAGAAGCTGATAAATTAAGCAAATGCTTAATCGATATCGGTGAAGAAGAGCCAGTTCAGATTATTTGTGGTGCTGCTAACATTGCAAAAGGTTTAAAAGTACCAGTTGCAAAAGTTGGTGCTGTACTTCCTGGCAACTTCAAAATTAAAAAAGCAAAACTACGTGGTGAAGCTTCTCACGGTATGGTTTGTGCTCTTCAAGAGCTTGGTATTGATGGAAAGTTAGTTTCAAAAGAATACGCAGATGGTATCTTCATCTTCCCAAGTGACGCTGAAGTTGGTGCGGATGCACTTGAAATTTTAAACTTACATGATGAAGTACTTGAGCTTGGTTTAACACCAAACCGTGCAGATTGCTTAAATATGTTAGGTGTTGCATATGAAGTAGCTGCTATTTACGGCCGCGAAGTAAAACTTCCAGCTATCGACTTACAAGAAACAGCAGAAAAAACTTCTGATTACATTTCTGTAAGTGTAGAAGCGAAAGAAGAAAACCCATTATACATTGCAAAAATGGTGAAGAACGTAAAAATTGGTCCATCACCAATGTGGATGCAAACTCGCCTAATGGCAGCTGGCATTCGTCCGATTAGCAACGTAGTTGATATTACAAACTACATTTTAATGGAATACGGTCAACCGTTACATGCATTTGATTACGATAAATTAGGTTCAAAAGAAATCGTTGTTCGTCTTGCAAAAGAAGGCGAAAAAATTGAAACGTTAGATGATCAAGAACGTACGTTACAAAGCCACCACCTTGTTATTACAAACGGCACAAAAGCGTTAGCTGTTGCTGGTGTAATGGGCGGAGCGGATTCAGAAGTTACAAATGAGACAGTAAACGTTCTAATTGAGTCTGCATACTTTGCAGGTCAAACTGTGCGCCGTACATCAAAAGACTTAGGTCTTCGCAGTGAATCAAGTGCACGTTTCGAAAAAGGAATCGACCCAACGCGTACTTTCGAAGCAATTCAACATGCAGCTGCGTTAATGGCGAAATACGCTGGCGGTGAAGCACTTGAAGGTGTCGTAGAAGCTGACAACTTACAAGTACAAGAGCGTACAGTATCGGTTACTGCTGAGAAAGTAAACCGTGTATTAGGTACAAATATTTCTGCAAGTGAAATGGGTACAATGTTCACAAACTTAAAGTTCCCATTTACAGAAGTAGAAGGAACATTCCACGTGAATGTACCAGCACGCCGTCCTGACATTACAATTTCAGAAGACTTAGTAGAAGAAGTGGGCCGTCTATACGGTTATGACCACATTCCAGTTACATTACCTTCTGGAACGATGACTCGTGGTAAATTAACAGCAGCACAAACGAAACGTCGTAAAGTACGTCGCTTCTTAGAAGGTGCTGGCTTATATGAAGCGATCACATATTCATTAACAAGCGCTGATAAAGCGAAACAATATATGGTTGAGCCAAATGAAAAAGCGCCTGTAAACCTTGCACTTCCAATGAGTGAAGAACGTAGCCAACTTCGTTTAAGCTTAGTACCGCAACTACTAGAAGCAGTTTCATACAATGTCGCTCGTAAAAACGACAGCGTTGCTTTATACGAAGTAGGTTCTATCTTCTTACCGACAGAAGCAGGAGAACTTCCGAAAGAAGAACAACATCTTGCAGGTGTTATGACAGGTCTTGCTCTTCACCATGCATGGCAAGGTGAGAAAAAAGTAGTAGACTTCTTCGTTGTGAAAGGTGTACTAGAAGGACTATTTGACGTGCTTGGTGTTTCAAACCAAATCACATATGCACCAGCAAAACGTGAAGGTATGCACCCAGGTCGTACAGCTGATATCGTATTAGATGGCGAAGTAATTGGTTTCATCGGTCAATTGCACCCAGAAGCAGAAAAACAATTAGATGTGAAAAATACATTCGTATTCGAACTATCTCTTGTAAAAGTATTCGGTACAGACGCAGAAGAAACTTACTACTCAGCAATTCCACGTTTCCCATCTATGACACGTGATATGGCTGTTGTCGTAACGAAAGAAACAAAAGCTGGCGAAATGAAGCAAGTTATTGCTGAAGCTGGTGGAGAACTGCTGAAAGACGTAACGCTGTTTGACTTATACGAAGGTGAAAAAATGGAAGAAGGCAAGAAATCACTTGCATTCTCTATGAACTACTTCGATCCAGAGCGTACGTTAACAGACGAAGAAGTAACAGAAGCACATAACCGCGTATTAACAGCGGTAGAAGAGAAATTTGGTGCGGAGTTACGTAAGTAA
- the polX gene encoding DNA polymerase/3'-5' exonuclease PolX, with product MKVNKKQVIKLLETIGLFMELKGANPFKISAFRKAAAALESDDRSLSEIEDFTKIPGIGKGTAAVIQEYIESGTSEVLQELEKEVPSSLLPLLKLPGLGGKKVAKLYKELGVVDMESLKAVCEENKVQALAGFGKKTEEKILEAIDQVGSRPERLPIAMVLPIAGEIEEKLSNIAEVIRFSRAGSLRRVRETVKDLDFIIATTEPAAVREHLLQFDNMIEVIASGDTKVSVRLQYEYDISIDFRLVKPEEFITTLHHFTGSKDHNVKMRQIAKDKGEKISEYGVENLETGEVKTFEKEEEFFAHFGLPFIPPEVREDGKEIELIKEYPNLIQFSDIQGDLHMHTTWSDGAFSIEEMVQACRARGYKFMAITDHSQYLKVANGLTKERLREQAKEIERMNEKYPDITILRGIEMDILPDASLDFDDEVLAELDYVIGAIHSSFSQDCETIMKRLRAALENKHVTMIAHPTGRLLGRREGYDVDTDLLIELAKETNTVLELNANPNRLDLSAKLLKQAQDAGVKVAINTDAHTLEMLEDMETGVAAARKGWIQKDNVINTWDIERLLDYIKRNK from the coding sequence ATGAAAGTAAATAAAAAACAAGTAATTAAATTATTAGAGACAATCGGGCTTTTTATGGAACTAAAGGGCGCGAATCCATTTAAAATATCTGCATTTCGTAAAGCGGCAGCAGCGCTAGAAAGTGACGATCGTAGTCTTTCTGAGATTGAAGATTTCACGAAGATTCCGGGCATTGGAAAAGGAACAGCAGCAGTTATTCAAGAATATATAGAATCGGGAACATCTGAAGTGTTACAAGAGCTTGAAAAAGAGGTTCCAAGTAGCTTATTACCGTTATTAAAATTGCCAGGCCTAGGTGGTAAAAAGGTAGCTAAGTTATATAAAGAACTTGGTGTTGTTGATATGGAGTCGCTAAAAGCGGTTTGTGAGGAAAATAAAGTACAAGCTTTAGCTGGTTTCGGCAAAAAAACAGAAGAGAAAATATTAGAAGCAATCGATCAAGTAGGATCCCGTCCGGAGCGTTTACCAATCGCAATGGTATTGCCTATTGCCGGGGAAATAGAGGAGAAATTGTCGAATATTGCTGAGGTAATTCGTTTCTCTCGCGCTGGTAGTTTGCGCCGTGTTCGTGAAACAGTAAAAGATTTAGACTTTATCATTGCAACGACAGAACCAGCTGCAGTACGTGAGCATTTACTACAATTTGATAATATGATTGAAGTAATCGCGAGCGGAGATACGAAAGTTTCGGTCCGTCTTCAATATGAATATGATATTTCGATTGATTTCCGCTTAGTAAAACCAGAAGAGTTTATTACAACTCTTCACCATTTCACAGGATCAAAAGACCATAACGTAAAAATGCGTCAAATCGCAAAAGATAAAGGCGAGAAAATTAGTGAGTACGGTGTAGAGAACTTGGAAACAGGGGAAGTGAAAACATTTGAGAAGGAAGAAGAATTCTTTGCTCATTTCGGTCTTCCATTTATCCCGCCAGAAGTTCGTGAAGATGGAAAAGAAATTGAATTAATTAAAGAGTATCCAAACTTAATTCAGTTCTCTGATATACAAGGTGATTTACATATGCATACAACATGGAGTGATGGTGCTTTTTCTATTGAAGAGATGGTACAAGCGTGCCGTGCTCGTGGATATAAGTTTATGGCGATTACGGATCACTCACAATACTTGAAAGTAGCGAACGGTTTAACGAAAGAGCGCCTTCGTGAACAAGCGAAAGAAATTGAACGTATGAACGAAAAGTATCCAGACATTACAATTTTACGCGGAATTGAAATGGACATTTTACCGGATGCCTCGCTTGATTTTGATGATGAAGTATTAGCAGAACTAGATTATGTCATTGGAGCAATTCACTCTAGCTTCTCACAAGACTGTGAAACGATTATGAAACGTCTTCGTGCTGCGCTAGAGAATAAACATGTCACAATGATTGCCCATCCGACAGGACGTCTTCTTGGACGTCGTGAGGGCTACGATGTAGATACAGACTTATTAATCGAACTCGCAAAAGAAACAAATACAGTTTTAGAATTAAATGCGAATCCAAACCGTCTAGATTTAAGTGCGAAATTATTAAAACAAGCACAAGATGCTGGTGTAAAAGTAGCGATTAACACGGATGCTCATACACTTGAAATGTTAGAAGATATGGAAACAGGTGTAGCGGCAGCACGTAAAGGTTGGATTCAAAAAGATAACGTAATTAACACGTGGGATATTGAACGTTTATTAGACTATATTAAACGTAATAAGTAA
- the zapA gene encoding cell division protein ZapA produces MSQQKGKKSRINVEIYGQQYSVVGDESTSHIRMVAAIVDDKMRELNAKNPSLDTSRLAVLTAVNVIHDYIKLKEEHEKLKESMTKKGME; encoded by the coding sequence TTGTCACAACAAAAGGGAAAGAAAAGTCGAATTAATGTAGAAATCTATGGTCAGCAATATTCAGTTGTTGGCGATGAAAGTACAAGTCATATCCGCATGGTAGCAGCGATTGTGGATGATAAAATGCGCGAACTCAATGCCAAGAATCCTTCGCTTGACACGAGTAGACTAGCGGTATTGACGGCGGTAAACGTCATACACGATTACATAAAATTAAAAGAAGAACATGAGAAATTGAAAGAAAGTATGACAAAAAAAGGAATGGAATAA
- a CDS encoding endonuclease MutS2, which translates to MLERTLRVLEYNKVKEQLLEHTASSLGRDKVKHLVPSTDFEEIVEMQDTTDEAAKVIRLKGSAPLGGITDIRSNVKRAKIGSMLSPNELLDIANTMYGSRNMKRFIEDMVDNGVELPILETHVAQIVSLYDLEKKITNCIGDGGEVVDSASDKLRGIRTQIRTAESRIREKLENMTRSSNAQKMLSDSIVTIRNERYVIPVKQEYRGVYGGIVHDQSASGQTLFIEPQVIVELNNALQEARVKEKQEIERILLMLTEEVAVEADIVLSNVEVVANLDFIFAKAFYAKRIKATKPIVNNERYMDLRQARHPLIDPEVIVPNNIMLGKDFTTIVITGPNTGGKTVTLKTVGICVLMAQSGLHIPVMDESEICVFKNIFADIGDEQSIEQSLSTFSSHMVNIVDILEKADFESLVLFDELGAGTDPQEGAALAISILDEVCNRGARVVATTHYPELKAYGYNREQVINASVEFDVNTLSPTHKLLIGVPGRSNAFEISKRLGLSNRVIDQARNHISTDTNKIENMIAKLEESQKNAERDWNEAEALRKQSEKLHRELQRQIIEFNEERDERLLKAQKEGEEKVEAAKKEAEGIIQELRQLRKAQLANVKDHELIEAKSRLEGAAPELVKKQKVNVKNTAPKQQLRAGDEVKVLTFGQKGQLLEKVSDTEWSVQIGILKMKVKESNMEYINTPKQTEKKAVATVKGRDYHVSLELDLRGERFENAMARVEKYLDDAQLASYPRVSIIHGKGTGALRQGVQDYLKKHRGVKTFRYGDMGEGGLGVTVVELK; encoded by the coding sequence ATGTTAGAAAGAACGTTGCGTGTATTAGAATATAATAAAGTAAAAGAACAATTACTTGAACATACAGCATCTTCACTTGGTCGTGACAAAGTGAAGCATTTAGTGCCGAGCACTGATTTTGAAGAAATTGTAGAAATGCAAGATACAACGGATGAAGCAGCGAAAGTTATTCGTCTAAAGGGTAGTGCACCATTAGGTGGTATTACGGATATTCGCTCTAATGTGAAGCGTGCAAAGATTGGAAGTATGTTAAGTCCAAATGAACTACTTGATATTGCCAATACGATGTATGGTAGTCGCAATATGAAACGTTTCATTGAAGATATGGTTGATAATGGTGTTGAGCTTCCCATTTTAGAAACTCATGTCGCTCAAATTGTATCTTTATATGATTTAGAAAAGAAAATTACAAATTGTATTGGTGATGGTGGGGAAGTAGTCGATAGCGCAAGTGATAAACTGCGCGGTATTCGTACTCAAATTCGTACTGCAGAAAGCCGTATTCGTGAAAAGTTAGAAAACATGACGCGTTCTTCAAACGCGCAAAAGATGCTGTCTGACTCGATTGTAACGATTCGTAATGAACGTTACGTAATCCCAGTAAAACAAGAATACCGCGGCGTATATGGCGGTATTGTTCATGATCAATCAGCTTCTGGACAAACGTTATTTATTGAACCGCAAGTCATTGTAGAATTAAATAACGCACTCCAAGAAGCACGTGTGAAAGAAAAACAAGAAATCGAACGCATCTTATTAATGTTAACAGAAGAAGTGGCAGTAGAAGCGGATATCGTTTTATCAAACGTAGAAGTAGTTGCAAATCTTGACTTCATATTTGCGAAAGCTTTTTATGCGAAGCGTATTAAAGCAACGAAGCCAATCGTAAATAACGAGCGTTATATGGATTTAAGACAGGCACGTCATCCGCTTATTGATCCAGAAGTTATCGTGCCAAATAACATTATGCTAGGTAAAGATTTCACGACAATTGTTATTACAGGACCGAATACAGGTGGTAAAACAGTTACGCTGAAAACAGTTGGTATTTGTGTGTTAATGGCGCAATCTGGCCTTCATATTCCAGTAATGGATGAGTCAGAGATTTGTGTATTTAAAAATATATTTGCTGATATCGGTGATGAGCAATCGATTGAACAAAGTTTAAGTACGTTCTCCTCACATATGGTGAACATTGTTGATATTTTAGAAAAAGCTGATTTTGAAAGCTTAGTTTTATTCGATGAATTAGGTGCTGGAACAGATCCACAAGAAGGGGCTGCACTTGCCATTTCGATTTTAGATGAAGTATGTAATCGCGGTGCTCGCGTTGTTGCTACGACGCATTACCCAGAATTAAAAGCATACGGATATAACCGTGAGCAAGTTATTAATGCGAGTGTTGAGTTCGATGTAAATACATTAAGCCCAACGCATAAATTATTAATCGGTGTACCAGGACGTAGTAATGCCTTTGAAATTTCGAAACGTCTTGGATTATCTAATCGCGTCATTGATCAAGCTCGTAACCACATTAGTACCGATACAAATAAAATTGAAAATATGATTGCGAAGTTAGAAGAAAGTCAAAAGAACGCAGAGCGTGACTGGAACGAAGCAGAAGCACTTCGCAAGCAATCTGAAAAACTGCATCGCGAATTACAACGTCAAATTATTGAATTTAACGAAGAGCGTGATGAACGATTATTAAAAGCGCAAAAAGAAGGGGAAGAAAAAGTCGAAGCTGCAAAGAAAGAAGCAGAAGGCATTATTCAAGAACTTCGTCAATTGCGTAAAGCACAGCTTGCAAACGTGAAAGATCACGAGCTAATTGAAGCGAAGAGCCGTCTAGAAGGCGCAGCACCAGAGCTTGTGAAGAAACAAAAAGTAAACGTGAAAAATACTGCGCCGAAACAACAGTTACGTGCAGGTGATGAAGTAAAAGTATTAACGTTCGGTCAAAAAGGTCAATTGCTTGAAAAAGTAAGCGATACAGAGTGGAGCGTACAAATTGGTATTCTGAAGATGAAAGTAAAAGAATCTAATATGGAATACATTAATACACCGAAACAAACAGAGAAAAAAGCAGTTGCAACAGTAAAAGGTAGAGACTATCATGTTTCGCTAGAGCTTGATCTTCGTGGTGAACGATTTGAAAATGCAATGGCGCGCGTTGAGAAATACTTAGACGATGCCCAGCTTGCAAGCTATCCTCGTGTATCAATCATTCACGGTAAAGGAACAGGAGCACTTCGCCAAGGTGTTCAAGATTACTTGAAGAAGCACCGCGGTGTAAAAACATTCCGTTACGGTGACATGGGCGAGGGAGGCCTAGGCGTAACAGTTGTCGAATTAAAATAG
- the asnS gene encoding asparagine--tRNA ligase produces the protein MENTLVKSLYRDTDKYAGQTVQVSGWIRNLRDSKAFGFIELNDGSFFKSVQIVFDTELDNFKEIAKLPLSSSVKVEGKVIATPGAKQPFEIKAEKIDIEGLSDSDYPLQKKRHTFEYLRTIAHLRPRTNAFSATFRVRSIAAFAIHQFFQERGFVHVHTPIITGSDTEGAGEMFRVTTQDLNNVPKGEDGQVDESKDFFGKETNLTVSGQLNAEAYALAFRDVYTFGPTFRAENSNTTRHAAEFWMVEPEIAFAELGDVMNLTEDMLKYAMKYVLEHAPEEMEFFNSFVDKTVLERMNNVINSDFGRITYTEAIKVLQESGADFKYPVEWGIDLQTEHERYLSEEIFKRPVFVTDYPKDIKAFYMRLNDDGKTVAATDLLVPGIGELIGGSQREERMDVLVDRIKELGMNEEDYWWYLELRKYGGTKHAGFGLGFERFLMYITGMANIRDVIPFPRTPGSSEF, from the coding sequence ATGGAAAACACATTAGTAAAAAGTCTGTATAGAGATACAGATAAATACGCAGGTCAAACAGTACAAGTATCAGGGTGGATTCGTAACTTACGTGATTCAAAAGCATTTGGTTTCATCGAATTAAACGACGGTAGCTTCTTCAAAAGCGTTCAAATCGTTTTCGATACAGAATTAGATAACTTCAAAGAAATTGCAAAACTTCCACTTAGCTCTTCAGTTAAAGTAGAAGGTAAAGTAATTGCAACGCCTGGAGCGAAGCAACCATTTGAAATTAAAGCAGAAAAAATTGATATCGAGGGCTTATCAGATTCTGATTACCCACTTCAAAAGAAACGTCATACGTTTGAATACTTACGTACAATCGCTCACTTACGTCCAAGAACAAATGCATTCTCTGCAACGTTCCGCGTACGTTCTATCGCAGCATTTGCGATTCACCAATTCTTCCAAGAGCGTGGATTCGTACATGTTCACACACCAATCATCACTGGTAGTGATACAGAAGGTGCGGGCGAAATGTTCCGCGTAACAACGCAAGATTTAAACAACGTACCAAAAGGCGAAGACGGACAAGTTGATGAATCAAAAGACTTCTTCGGCAAAGAAACAAACTTAACAGTAAGTGGACAGCTGAACGCTGAAGCTTATGCATTAGCATTCCGTGATGTATACACATTCGGACCTACATTCCGTGCAGAAAACTCAAACACAACTCGCCACGCAGCTGAGTTCTGGATGGTTGAGCCTGAGATTGCATTTGCTGAACTAGGTGACGTAATGAACCTTACAGAAGATATGCTGAAATATGCAATGAAATACGTATTAGAGCATGCACCAGAAGAAATGGAATTCTTCAACAGCTTCGTTGATAAAACAGTTCTAGAGCGCATGAACAACGTAATCAACTCTGACTTCGGTCGCATCACTTATACAGAAGCAATTAAAGTACTTCAAGAGTCAGGTGCTGACTTCAAATACCCAGTAGAATGGGGTATTGACTTACAAACAGAGCACGAAAGATACTTATCAGAAGAAATCTTCAAACGCCCTGTATTCGTAACTGACTATCCGAAAGACATTAAAGCATTCTACATGCGCTTAAATGACGACGGTAAAACAGTAGCTGCTACTGACCTTCTAGTTCCTGGCATCGGCGAATTAATCGGCGGAAGCCAACGTGAAGAAAGAATGGACGTTTTAGTAGACAGAATTAAAGAACTAGGCATGAACGAAGAGGACTACTGGTGGTACTTAGAACTTAGAAAATACGGCGGTACAAAACACGCTGGATTCGGTCTAGGTTTCGAGCGCTTCCTAATGTATATCACTGGCATGGCTAACATCCGTGACGTAATTCCATTCCCAAGAACTCCAGGTTCTTCTGAATTCTAA
- a CDS encoding CvpA family protein — MIDIIIILLLVMGFFLGLRRGFILQLVKLTSFIIAYLVAYWYCKDLAPALAKFIPYPFDKNVSVPEWIDANNIETVFYQALAFIILFIITKIALSLLGNLLNMFAEIPVLKQVNAFAGAILGFLEVYIILFVLIIIGNILPIEQLQTPLQQSSISKIIVDDTPILSEKVKELWQTGSRV; from the coding sequence ATGATTGATATTATTATCATTTTACTGCTTGTTATGGGATTTTTCCTCGGCTTACGCAGAGGGTTTATTCTGCAACTTGTAAAGTTAACAAGCTTTATTATCGCATACCTTGTTGCATACTGGTACTGTAAAGATTTAGCGCCAGCACTTGCAAAATTTATTCCGTATCCATTTGATAAAAATGTATCTGTTCCAGAATGGATTGATGCAAATAATATTGAAACAGTATTTTATCAAGCGCTTGCGTTTATTATATTGTTTATTATTACAAAAATTGCACTTTCATTACTTGGTAATTTGTTAAATATGTTTGCAGAAATACCGGTTTTAAAGCAAGTAAATGCGTTTGCGGGGGCAATCCTCGGATTTTTAGAAGTATATATTATTTTGTTTGTCTTAATTATCATTGGGAACATTCTTCCGATTGAACAATTACAAACACCATTACAACAATCATCAATTAGCAAAATAATTGTAGACGATACACCGATTCTCTCTGAAAAGGTGAAGGAACTATGGCAGACAGGTAGCAGAGTATAA
- the pheS gene encoding phenylalanine--tRNA ligase subunit alpha — translation MEARLKELKQKALELIEEAKELKGLNDVRVAYLGKKGPITEVLRGMGKLSAEERPRMGALVNEVREAIQTRLDDKISNLEKAVIEAKLATETIDVTLPGRPVETGCHHPLTAVVEQIEDVFIGMGYEVAEGTEVEKDYYNFEALNLPKDHPARDMQDTFYITEETLLRTHTSSVQARTMENNKEKGPIKIICPGKVYRRDDDDATHSHQFMQIEGLVIDKNIRMSDLKGTLQVFVKKMFGEDREIRLRPSFFPFTEPSVEMDISCMMCHGKGCGTCKGTGWIEILGAGMVHPNVLEMAGYDSKEYQGFAFGMGAERIAMLKYGVDDIRHFYTNDVRFLQQFKRA, via the coding sequence ATGGAAGCACGTTTAAAAGAGCTAAAGCAAAAAGCGTTAGAGCTTATTGAAGAAGCGAAAGAGCTAAAAGGCTTAAACGACGTACGCGTAGCGTATTTAGGAAAAAAAGGCCCAATTACAGAAGTATTACGCGGCATGGGAAAATTATCAGCAGAAGAGCGTCCACGTATGGGAGCATTAGTAAATGAAGTACGTGAAGCGATTCAAACGCGTCTAGATGACAAAATCAGTAACTTAGAAAAAGCAGTAATTGAAGCGAAATTAGCTACTGAAACAATTGATGTTACATTGCCAGGTCGTCCTGTTGAAACAGGTTGTCACCATCCGTTAACAGCTGTTGTTGAACAAATTGAAGATGTATTCATCGGTATGGGTTATGAAGTAGCTGAAGGAACAGAAGTAGAAAAAGACTACTACAACTTCGAAGCATTAAACTTACCGAAAGATCACCCAGCGCGTGATATGCAAGATACATTCTACATTACAGAAGAAACGTTACTACGTACACATACATCTTCTGTGCAAGCACGTACGATGGAAAATAATAAAGAAAAAGGCCCAATTAAAATTATTTGTCCTGGTAAAGTGTATCGCCGTGATGACGATGATGCGACGCATTCACACCAGTTCATGCAAATTGAAGGTCTTGTAATCGATAAAAACATTCGCATGAGTGACTTAAAAGGTACACTGCAAGTATTCGTGAAAAAGATGTTCGGTGAAGATCGTGAAATCCGTCTTCGTCCAAGTTTCTTCCCATTCACAGAGCCATCTGTAGAGATGGATATTTCTTGTATGATGTGTCACGGCAAAGGTTGCGGCACTTGTAAAGGAACTGGTTGGATTGAAATTTTAGGCGCAGGTATGGTTCACCCGAACGTACTTGAAATGGCTGGTTATGATTCAAAAGAATATCAAGGTTTCGCATTCGGTATGGGCGCAGAGCGTATCGCAATGTTGAAATACGGCGTAGATGACATTCGTCATTTCTATACAAATGATGTACGTTTCTTACAACAATTCAAACGAGCGTAA
- the rnhC gene encoding ribonuclease HIII produces the protein MSNSIVIQTNSTVIEDMKQQYKHSLSPKTPQGGIFMAKVPSCTITAYKSGKVMFQGGRAEAEAARWQTVPQTPKIAVKKSVDSHRYAPPASIGTMSIVGSDEVGTGDFFGPMTVVAVYVDAKQIPLLKELGVKDSKNLNDEQITAIAKQLLHVVPYSSLVLHNEKYNELFDKGNNQGKLKALLHNKAITNLLAKIAPTKPEGVLIDQFTQPDTYYKYLAKQKQVQRENVYFATKGESVHLAVAAASILARYSFVKQFNELSKKAGMPLPKGAGKQVDIAAAKLIQKLGKERLPEFVKLHFANTEKAFRLLK, from the coding sequence ATGTCAAATTCTATCGTAATTCAAACAAATTCTACAGTAATTGAAGACATGAAACAACAATATAAACATTCGCTTAGCCCGAAAACTCCGCAAGGCGGGATCTTCATGGCAAAGGTGCCATCTTGCACAATTACAGCATATAAATCTGGAAAAGTAATGTTCCAAGGTGGACGTGCTGAAGCGGAAGCTGCCCGTTGGCAAACTGTCCCCCAAACGCCGAAAATAGCTGTAAAAAAATCTGTCGATTCACACCGTTATGCACCACCTGCTTCCATCGGTACAATGTCTATCGTGGGGTCAGATGAAGTGGGTACTGGTGATTTCTTCGGACCGATGACAGTCGTTGCTGTATATGTAGATGCGAAGCAAATTCCATTGCTAAAAGAGCTTGGTGTAAAAGACTCTAAAAACTTAAATGACGAACAAATTACTGCCATTGCAAAACAACTTCTACACGTTGTTCCTTACAGCTCTCTCGTTCTTCATAATGAAAAATATAACGAGCTATTTGATAAAGGAAACAACCAAGGTAAACTAAAAGCTTTACTACATAATAAAGCTATTACAAACTTATTAGCAAAAATCGCACCTACAAAACCTGAAGGCGTCTTAATCGATCAATTTACACAACCTGATACATACTACAAATATTTAGCAAAACAAAAGCAAGTACAGCGTGAAAATGTTTATTTCGCGACGAAAGGCGAAAGCGTCCATTTAGCAGTAGCTGCTGCCTCCATTTTAGCCCGTTACTCATTCGTAAAACAATTTAACGAACTAAGCAAAAAAGCTGGTATGCCGCTTCCAAAAGGTGCAGGTAAACAAGTTGATATCGCCGCCGCTAAATTAATTCAAAAGCTTGGCAAAGAACGATTGCCTGAGTTTGTGAAACTGCATTTTGCTAATACAGAGAAGGCGTTTCGCTTACTAAAATAG
- a CDS encoding YuzL family protein codes for MSKKVKKDHSRSGLGSPEVEGQGTTTHETGSHKVSSSNKKQKQS; via the coding sequence ATGAGTAAAAAAGTAAAAAAAGATCATTCAAGATCGGGCCTAGGTTCTCCAGAAGTAGAAGGACAAGGAACGACAACACATGAAACAGGTTCTCATAAAGTATCTTCATCTAATAAGAAGCAAAAACAAAGCTAA